CATCAAACGTTGGCCACCCTCACTCCGCCGCGAACTCCCATCAGCAGAGTTCAGGATTCGCGCCTTGAGAGCGATGCTGTCTGCGAGAGAGTTCGACCGGTCAACTGCGACCGGCGAAAGTGCTCATGCTCACGTCTTCGCTCCGACTAGAACATCGAAAGCACGACAATCCCGTCTTCGAGCTCTCCCGAAGCAAGGCGCGCACGGGCCATACGCTCGAACTCCGTTCGATGCTTCTGCAAATAGCTGAAGGCCTGCTTCTGCGTGTTGAATGTCGTGGCAAGCCGGCACAACTGCCGATCTGCGCCGGACGCGAGAAAGAAGGTGATGGTTCCGTGGTCTGGTTTGATTCTAGGCACGATCTGCACTCTCCGGCATGTGAGCGGCCCCCCAAATTCCGGTGGCGGTCTGAAGACGACTAGCGCGCCGGCTTCCGTGAACGCTTCTTGAGTGCTGGTGCCGGCGAGGCGAGCCGAAGAGCTTCGTCTGCCGCTTCCTTGGCCTCGCGCGCCTCTCGGAGGCGCGCCATGTTCTTGCGAACATCGACGGCCTGCCTTTCGGCATCGGCCATGGCCTGCGCTCCGTCTTCAGCGGCCAGGCGCCGGCGGACGGACCGCGCGACGCTTTCGGGTGACGGCTCTGCCGGCTTCTTGGTGCTCATCGCTCGCCCGGCTCCGAAAACGACTAAACCCGCTCAATCCTGGGATTGAGCGGGCAGGGCGGCCGTTTCAGTACATCCGTGAAACGGCGCCACGATATCAAGCCAGCGAGAGGTTCTCGGCGCTGACTTTGCCTCGCATCTTGTCGGTCTTGGCCTCGAAATTGACCTGTTGGCCCTCAGCGAGACCTGCAAGACCGGCCTTTTCAACGGCGCTGATGTGAACGAACACATCGTTGCCGCCGTCGTTCGGCTGAATGAAACCGAAGCCCTTTTGGCCATTGAACCACTTCACAGTACCTGTCGCCATCTTCTTCTCCAAAGCGCGCAAGCGCATTCCGCGCGACAATCACGCGGCGATCTTCAACTTCGTCGATGTCTCTGGAAAAGGAGCCCGCGGGCGCATTCAACAAGGCACA
The nucleotide sequence above comes from Bradyrhizobium sp. NDS-1. Encoded proteins:
- a CDS encoding cold-shock protein — protein: MATGTVKWFNGQKGFGFIQPNDGGNDVFVHISAVEKAGLAGLAEGQQVNFEAKTDKMRGKVSAENLSLA
- a CDS encoding transcriptional regulator — translated: MSTKKPAEPSPESVARSVRRRLAAEDGAQAMADAERQAVDVRKNMARLREAREAKEAADEALRLASPAPALKKRSRKPAR